The Saccharopolyspora gregorii genomic interval TGGATTCGGGCAGCTCGATCGGCAGCGGCGTGCGCACCGGCAGCGGGTCCTCGCCGCGGACCACCACGGTCTCGTCGAGCACCGTGTACAGCAGCTTCGAGCAGGCCTCCGCGGTCTCCGCCGGGCCGGCGGCCACCCCGCGGACCATCCAGCGCGGGCCGTCGACGCCGACGAACCGCAGTGCGGCGCGCGGCGAGTCGCCGACCAGCTCGCGGCCCCACTCGCCGTCCTCCTCGTGGACCGTGGCGCCGTCCCGGCGCAGCTGCGCGGTCAGCTCGGCGCGGACCTCCGGCCACAGCTCGGCGCTGCGCGGCGCGGCGAACGCGCTGATGGTCAACCGGCCCACCCGGGTCACCAGGTGCACCGCGCGCACCGGGCCCGCCGGGTCCACCTCGACCTGCAGCTGGCTGCCCTCCGGTACCGGCAGCCGCACCGAACCCAGGTCCAGCCGCTCGACCTCGTCGCCCGCGGGCAGCTCACCGAGGTCGTAGGGCCCCAGGCCCGACTCCGACCCGGCGGCCTCCGCGCTCTCCGCCGGCACGCCCTCGTCCTGCCGCGAGTCCCGCCCGCGACGGCCCAATCCGAACATCCCCTCAGACCTCCGTCCTGTGCTCGGAACCGGCGGACGCCGGTCCCGTCAGCACCTCGTGCCCGCCGGTGGATCCGTGGCCACCGGTCCCCCGCTGCGATTCGGGCAGCGCCTCGACCTCTTCGAACACCGCGCACTCCACGCGCTGCACGACCAGCTGGGCGATGCGGTCGCCGCGCCGCAGCGACAAGGTCTCAGCACGATCATGATTGATCAAGCAGACCTTGATCTCACCGCGGTACCCGGAATCGATCGTGCCCGGGGAGTTCACCACCCCCAACCCGGCGCGCGCGGCCAGCCCGGAACGGGGGTGCACGAACCCGGCGTACCCCTCGGGTAACGCGAGCGAGACGCCGGTGCCGACGAGCGCTCGCTCGCCGGGGCGCAGCACGAGGTCGCTGGTCGTCACCAGATCGGCACCGGCATCACCGGGCCGGGCGTACGACGGGATCGGCACTTCGGGGTCGAGACGGGTCAGCAGGACCTTCACGTTCGGCACGGGCGGCGAGACTACCCTGGAGGCGTGTCGGAGAGCGCAGAAGCAACCAGCCCCGCCGCGGACGCCCCCGGTCAGGGGAACGTCGGCGAGTCGCGGACCTACCGGGAACGGCTGTACGCGGCCTGGTGGACCTGGCCGTTGCCGCTGGTGATGGCGGGCCTGCTGGCCGCCGAGGTGCACATGGGCTATCCGGGGATCCGGGCGTGGCTGCCGTACGTGCTGCTGCTGCCGATCGCGGTGGCGGTCCCGCTGTGGCTCGGCCGGACGAAGATCGAGGTCACCGGCGGGGAGCTGTGGGTCGGCGACGCGCACGTGCCGCTGCGCTTCATCGAGGACGCCGAGGTGGTGCCCGCCGCGGAGAAGCGGCGCGCGCTGGGCCCGGAACTCGATCCGGCCGCATTCGTGGTGCACCGGCCCTGGGCGCCCGCATCGGTGCGGATCTGGCTCGACGACGAAGACGACCCCACCCCCTACTGGGTGGTGAGTTCCCGCCGTCCGGAGCAATTGGCCGCCGCATTGCGGAGTTGAGCGGATCCGCAGAGCACACCGCGCCGCCGGCGGCGGTCGGCCGGCGAAAACAACAAACCTGGGCGCACGACCACTCGTGAGCCCAGGTCCGTGTTCGGTCTTCGCCGTTCCCATTCGCCGCGTCCGCCGACTCGCCGCAGCCGATCAGCCCGCCCCGGACCGGTGGCCCACCGGTCCGAAGCCGCCGGGTCGTGCTGCGCCCGGACAGCCGTGGCCCGACCGCGAGAACGCCCCTCCAGGTCGCCCTCGCCACCAGGCCCGTCCGGGCGTCACCGCAGGCCACCCCGCCTGCGGACCCCCGTCCGGTACTGCTCAGGCAGCGCAGTCGCGGCAGATCAGGCCGCCGTTGCGCTCCTCGGCCAGCCTGCTGCGGTGGTGCACCAGGAAGCAGCTGGAGCAGGTGAACTCGTCGGCCTGCTTGGGCAGGACCTTGACGGTCATCTCCTCACCGGACAGATCGGCTCCCGGCAACTCGAAGTTCTCCGCGATCTCCGATTCATCGGCGTCGACGACGCCGGATTGCGCTTCGTTGCGCCGCGCCTTGAGCTCCTCCAACGAGTCTTCCGTCATTTCCTCGGACTCGCTGCGGCGCGGAGCGTCGTAGTCGGTCGCCATCGTGATTCACCCCTGCGATAGTGGAGACTGCAATGGTGTGCCGCTGGTAAACGTTCCAGGGCTCTCATTTGTGCCCGGAGGCATGCGTGACGGTGATCTCGCCTGCTGCGCCCCAAGTTCCCCCTGAAACGAGCCGCTCTCGCTCCCCGTCACTGCCCGAGGCGCCGAGAGGGTAGCCCATCCTCGAACCGCAGACGCATGAGGTCACCCATATGTGTGGTGTGCACTGCACCGAGGCATCCGACAAGATCACCCGAACGTCTGCTTCAGCAGACGCAACGAGTGCGACACGACGGCCTGTCCGGCGACGCGGAACCGACCGCCAACGCCTAGGCTGATCGCGCAACGTCCGATCCGATGACGGCAAGAGGAGAGTGGCAGGACGTGTCAGCCGCGACTTCACGCTGGGGCGCCCAAGGCCCCCGATACCGGCGACGGCGACCGCTGCCAGCTCTGCTCGTGCTGGGGCTGCTGGTCGTCCTGTCCGGTCTGATGTGGACCCGGGTCTTCGAGACCACCGAGGACGTCGAGACCGCCACCCGGTGCACCGTCCCGGGCGCGCCGACCGCGCCGCCCGAACCCGACGCCGATCCGCAGCAGGAACCGCCCGCGCTGGGCCAGATGCTGCCCCGCGACGCGCTGGACCGCACCAACCCCATCCCGGCCCACGACGTGAAGGTGCGGGTGCTCAACGGCAACGGCGAGGCCAACCAGGCCGGTCTCATCAGCCAGGAGCTGACGAACTACGGTTTCGCGCCCGGCGGTGAGCCGGACAACGACCCGGTCTACCCGAACTACGACCTCGACTGCCACGGCCAGATCCGCTTCGGCGCGGCCGGGGCGAGCGCGGCCCGCACGCTGAGCCTGATGGTCCCGTGCGCGCAGCTGGTGCGCGACGACCGCAACGGCGACACGCTGGACCTGGCGCTGGGCAAGGACTTCCGGGACATCCGGAACAAGCCGGAGGCCCGGCAGATCCTGCAGGAGCTGAAGAACCGGGAGCCGCAGGGCGCCGCCGAGCAGGAGGTCCGGGCGCCGCAGATCGACGAGGAGCTGCTGGAAGCCGCCCGCGACGTGGCCTGCTGAGCCGGCACCGGCTCCCCGAACGCGGCGATGCCCGCCTGCCGTCCCGGACGGCAGGCGGGCATCGTGGCGTTCACACCTCGAACGCCCCCACTTCGCGCAGCACCGCGGTCAGCCGGTCGGCGAGGCCCGGCGCCGCGCAGACCATCGCCTCGTCGCCGAGTCCGTCGGACGTCCCGGCCGCGGGCAACCGCAGCAGCGCACCGGCCTCCTGCGCGATGAGCGCTCCGGCCGCCCAGTCCCACCGCTTCAACCCGACCTCGTAGTAGGCGTCGAGCCAGCCCGCCGCGACCGCGCACAGGTCCAGCGAGGCCGCGCCCGAACGCCGGATGTCGCGCACCCGCCCCAGCAGCCTGCCGGTCGCCGCGGCCTGGCCGCGGCGCCGCTCGACGTCGTAGGCGAACCCGGTGCCCACCAGGGCCAGGTCGAGCCGGTCCGCGGCGGAGGCGCGCAGCCGCTCCTCGCCGCAGAACGCACCGCCGCCCTCGGCCGCGCTCCACACCCGGCCCGAAACCGGCTCCACCACGGCCCCGGCGACGGATCGGCCGTCGACCTGCGCGGCCAGCGACACGGCGTACCAGGGGTAGCCGTAGAGGTAGTTCACGGTTCCGTCGATCGGGTCCACGACCCAGCGCAGCCCGTCCAGCGCTCCCGCGCCGCCTTCCTCCTCGCCGAGCACCGATTCGCCGGGGCGCAGCTCGGCGA includes:
- a CDS encoding DUF3710 domain-containing protein; its protein translation is MFGLGRRGRDSRQDEGVPAESAEAAGSESGLGPYDLGELPAGDEVERLDLGSVRLPVPEGSQLQVEVDPAGPVRAVHLVTRVGRLTISAFAAPRSAELWPEVRAELTAQLRRDGATVHEEDGEWGRELVGDSPRAALRFVGVDGPRWMVRGVAAGPAETAEACSKLLYTVLDETVVVRGEDPLPVRTPLPIELPESIARHIQQAQNGEQQQA
- the dut gene encoding dUTP diphosphatase; its protein translation is MPNVKVLLTRLDPEVPIPSYARPGDAGADLVTTSDLVLRPGERALVGTGVSLALPEGYAGFVHPRSGLAARAGLGVVNSPGTIDSGYRGEIKVCLINHDRAETLSLRRGDRIAQLVVQRVECAVFEEVEALPESQRGTGGHGSTGGHEVLTGPASAGSEHRTEV
- a CDS encoding DUF3093 domain-containing protein, with protein sequence MSESAEATSPAADAPGQGNVGESRTYRERLYAAWWTWPLPLVMAGLLAAEVHMGYPGIRAWLPYVLLLPIAVAVPLWLGRTKIEVTGGELWVGDAHVPLRFIEDAEVVPAAEKRRALGPELDPAAFVVHRPWAPASVRIWLDDEDDPTPYWVVSSRRPEQLAAALRS
- a CDS encoding DUF4193 domain-containing protein; the protein is MATDYDAPRRSESEEMTEDSLEELKARRNEAQSGVVDADESEIAENFELPGADLSGEEMTVKVLPKQADEFTCSSCFLVHHRSRLAEERNGGLICRDCAA
- the cei gene encoding envelope integrity protein Cei, with amino-acid sequence MTARGEWQDVSAATSRWGAQGPRYRRRRPLPALLVLGLLVVLSGLMWTRVFETTEDVETATRCTVPGAPTAPPEPDADPQQEPPALGQMLPRDALDRTNPIPAHDVKVRVLNGNGEANQAGLISQELTNYGFAPGGEPDNDPVYPNYDLDCHGQIRFGAAGASAARTLSLMVPCAQLVRDDRNGDTLDLALGKDFRDIRNKPEARQILQELKNREPQGAAEQEVRAPQIDEELLEAARDVAC
- a CDS encoding inositol monophosphatase family protein, with the protein product MDNETLRAVATQVAGEAAELASTIRDESVTGGAVRTKSTETDVVTEADRAAERLVRDRLAELRPGESVLGEEEGGAGALDGLRWVVDPIDGTVNYLYGYPWYAVSLAAQVDGRSVAGAVVEPVSGRVWSAAEGGGAFCGEERLRASAADRLDLALVGTGFAYDVERRRGQAAATGRLLGRVRDIRRSGAASLDLCAVAAGWLDAYYEVGLKRWDWAAGALIAQEAGALLRLPAAGTSDGLGDEAMVCAAPGLADRLTAVLREVGAFEV